CGCAGCCACCGCAGCCGCCACCTCTCCTTAGCAGCCGCCGTGACAACCGCATCACCCTCGCAGGTGCGCCAGAACTACCACCAGGATTCAGAGACCGCTGTCAACCGCCAGATCAACCTGGACCTCTACGCCTCTTATGTTTACCTGTCCATGTCTTACTACTTTGACCGCGATGATGTGGCTTTGAAGAACTTTGCCAAGTACTTTCTTCACCAATCTCATGAGGAGAGGGAACATGCCGAGAAACTGATGAAGCTGCAGAACCAACGAGGTGGCTGCATCTTCCTTCAGGATATCAAGAAACCAGACCATGATGACTGGGAGAGCGGGCTGAATGTGATGGAGTGTGcattacatttggaaaaaaaaatgtgaatcagtCACTACTGGAACTGCACAAACTGGCCACTGACAAAAATGACCCCCATTTGTGTGACTTCATTGAGACACATTACCTGAATGAGCAGGTGAAATCCATCTAAGAATTGGGTGACCACGTGACCAACTTGCGCAAGATGGGAGCTCCCCAATCTGGGTTGGCAGAATATCTCTTTGACAAGCAcaccctgggagacagtgatAATGAAAGTTAAGCCTTAGGCTAATTTTCCCCATAGCCACGGGGTTACTTCCCTGATCACCAAGGCGGTGCATGCATATTGGGGTTTCCTTTACCTTTTCTATAAGTTGTACCAAAACATCCACTTATTTGTACCATtccttcaaataaagaaatttggtacccccccaaaaaaaattcaGGACATTAACATCTGAAGAAAGTAAAACATAGGTTCACATTAGTAGGTGCTTCAGCTTTCCTAGCTGAAAATGCCAGATGCTTGCTTTCCCAGACTCTCTTGCGGCTGGGCCACAGGTGAATACCCACTCAGACTCacccaaattttgttttattttgttttttttgaggcggagtctcgctctgtcacccaagctggagtgcaacggtgtgatctcggctcattacaacctctgtctcccaggttcaagcgattctcctgcctcagcctcccagatagctgggattacaagtgtgcaccaccaagcccagctaatttttactgttagtagagacagggtttcaccatgttggccaggctgctctcaaactcctgacctcgggtgagccacctgcctcagcttcccacagtgctgggattacaggtgtgagccactgcacctggcccagactTTGAATTAGGAGCCAGTATCATAAAGGAATAGGGATGGGGTAGGATTTTGTCTGCAGCAGGTGCTGTTGTGATAACACTGTTTCTGACTCAGCAGCTTGAGCTCTACATGCCTCTGAAACCCGGTCTTGCAGCAGGAGCAGAATTTTACTCACCAGACTGGTTCTGCAGCCTGGTTCTGGGTGCTGTTCCTGGCTGCATAGCTCCATGTCTGGCTGTTCAGGCCTCACTGGGAagtttttgacacagtctcaggaggtcctgagaaaaCGTGCCCCAccaatgcatttttaataaattccttTGCAGCCTAAATTAGGCATACAATTTTTGTGTTGCTTACAACTAAACATTCTGATAGAGTAAAATGCTGTTCAAAAATCaacagcaggctgggcacagtggctcatgcctgtcatcccagcactttggtaggccaaggtgggtggatcacttgaggccaagagttccagatgagccttgccaacatgacgaaaccccatctctactaaaaacacagaaattatctgggcttggtggcacggacttatgatcccagctacttgggaggctgaggcagaagaatcgcttgaacaggtttcagtgagcttacactgtgccactgcactccagcctgagtgtcaaaaaaataataaacaaaaaaataacagccTCAGGGCTTGGGGTCCTTACTTAATGTCATAGCTTTTCTCTAGGTAACCTTCCACCTCACTATCTACTGCAttgttttctccacattttccaATAACCTCGAAGCTGGCAAATTGTATAAATGGCAAATCTATAGATTAACTGCATCTGGCTTAAGTAGCTATCCCTTGTCCAGTCACCAGCTAGAAGCAGATCAGGGCAGGCTCAGATGGCTGCATGGTACCCCTTCTGCAGAACAGTGCAGGGGCACATTCTTATCATAGAAGGGGCAGTGgactggctgggcaaggtggcgcatgcctgtaatcccaacacattgggaggctgaggcagttggatcacctgaggtcaggagttccagaccagcctggccaacatagtgaaacaccatctctactaaaaatacaaaaattagctgggtatggtggcatgcgcctgtaatcccagctactcgggagactgaggcaggagaattgcttgaacccagaaggcagaggttgcagtgagccaagataatgccgttgcactccagactgggcaacaagagcaagattctgtctcaaaaaataaataaataataaataaataaaaaggggcAGTGGACCAACAGACATGGCATGGTGTCTGACTTTCTGTAACAGACATTTAACCTGGTCTTGAGAAATCAGTAAAGgctttccagaggaaaaaaatctgatCTGGAACTTGCCAAATAAGTAAGGGTTAGGCAGAAGGGGATAAGGGTTGAAGAAAAAGTTCAGGCACAGGAGAAAATGATCAAGAGTAAgggtaggctgggcgtggtggctcaagcctgtaatcccagcactttgggaggccgaggcgggtggatcacgaggtcgagagatcgagaccctcctggtcaacatggtgaaaccccgtctctactaaaaatacaaaaattagctgggcatggtggtgcgtgcctgtaatcccagctactcaggaggctgaggcaggagaattgcctgaacccaggaggcagaggttgcagtgagccgagatcgcgccattgcactccagactgggtaacaagagcgaaactccatctcaaaaaaaaaaaaaaaaaaaaagagtaagggtAGAGTGGTAAAAGACAGGGCTGGACAGGAGGCAAAGGTGAGATCTCCCAGGACCCTCCAGGCCATGCTGGGGACTTTAGACTTCCTCCTCAGATCTAGAAAGAGCCATAggtgaattaatttattttctttcttccttccttcttttcttttctcttttgctttcttgctttctttcctccTGAGATCTATAAGGAGCCACTGGtgatcccctcccctccccttctctcctctcccctcctctcccctcccctccccttgcctgcctgcctttctttctttccggacagaatttcactctttcaccaaggctggagtgaggtggcactatctcacctcactgcaaccaatgcccctggggttcaagcgattctcctgcctcagcctcccagtggctgggattatagctacctgccaccatgccccgctcactttttgtatatttagtagagatggggttttgccatgttggccaagctggtctcaaactcctgacctaaggtgatccacccacctcagcctccaaagggctacaattacaggcatgagccactgtgcccagcccattggTGAATTTCAAGCAGTGGAAGGATATGAGCAGATGTGCAGTTCTGAAAGACCACTCCAGtggagaataaaaagaagaagaggaatcaGAAAGTTGGGAGACTAGTGAGGATGCTGTTGCAGGGAAGCAGTATCGAGAAGATGGTGCCCTGggaggggcatggtggctcatacctgtactcccaacactttgggaggcccaggtgggaggatcatttgagcccaggagtttgagaccaaccttggcaacaaaatgagactctgtctctagaaaaaaaattaagaatcagctgggtatggtgatgcatgcctgtagtcacaactccttgggagactgaagtgggaggatccttgGATCCAAGAGTTTGTCATTGCAGTGatccaggattgcgccactgcacttcagcctgggagacaaaacaaggctttgtctcaaaaaggaagaaagaagaaggagaagaaaaaggagaacgagaaggaaggaggaggagaagaagagaaggaagaggaggaggaggacaagggaagaagaggaggagaggaggaggaggaggaggaagaggaggaggaggagtgggaggaggaggaggaagaggagggaggaggaggaggaagaggaggaggaggaagaggaggaggagggaggaggaagaggaggaggaggaggaagaggaggaggaggaggaggaagaggaggaggaggaggaggaagaggaggaggaggaggaggaggaggaggaagaggagggaggaggagaaggaggaggaggaggaggaggagaaggaggaggaggaggaggaggaggaggaggaggaggaggaaggaggaggaagaggaggagcccTGGACTAGGAATGATGGTAGAATGGTGCAAATTTGAGTAGCTTTGAGAGAGACCAAAGATAAAATCAGCAGGACTTGGTGATGGGATGAAAGAGGGGAGATGTTAGAGACGACTATTAGGGATTTTGTTTGTACTGATTGGTTAGGTAAATGAGTGGGTGATGGTGCCATTCGCTAGGTTGAGCGACACAGGAGGAGAAGCCATTTGGGGAGAGATGATGAGTTCAGTTTTGAACATACTGTTTTGGTGTCTGCGGGACATCCAAGTAGGGATGTCCAGAAGGCAGCTAGACATATGTGTTTGGGTCTCAGTTGAAGGCTCTGGACTAGAGACACAGATTTGAGAGTCATTAGGTTGTAGGTGGTGGTTGAAGGCAAGGGAATAAATGAGGATAATCTCAGGTGGTTGCATAGtataagaaaagaagagaaggctgggcacagtggctcacacctgtaatcccagcactttcagaaaccaaggcaggtggatcacctgaggtcaggagttcgagaccagcctggccaacatggcaaaaccccgtctctactaaaatatagaatcgcttgaacctgggaggtggacgttgccgagatcgctccattgcactccagcctgagcaacaagaggaaaactctgtctcaaaaaaaaaaaaagaaagaaagaaagaagaaggctgGGAAAGGTGACTCactgactcacgcctgtaatcccagcactttgggaggccaaggcgagcagatcacaatgtcaggagttcaagaccagcatggccaatgtggtgaaaccccatctcaactaaaaatacaaaattagctgggcatggtggcaaaagcctataatcccagctacttgggagaatgaggcaggagaatcgcttgaacccgggaagtggaggtttcagtgagccaagactgcaccattgcactccaccctgggcaacagagaaagactccatcttggaaaaaaaaaagaaagaaagaaagaaagaaaaaaagagagcctgccaggtgtgttggctcatgcctgtaatcccaacactctgggaggctgaggcaggcagatcacttgaggtctggagtttgagatcagcctgaacaacatggtgaaaccccatctctactaaaaatgcaaaaattaaccggatgcagtggtgcacgcttgtaatcccatctactcgggaggctgaggcaggagaatcacttaaacctgggaggcagaggttgcagtgagctgagattgtgccactgcactccagcctgggcaacagactcagtctaaaaaaaaacgaaaagaagaGAGCCTAAGCACAAACTCCAGGGGCAGGGGAATCTATGAAGGCCCAACCAAACAGGtaagaagaaaaccaagaaaattaTAGGGTCACAAAAATTATGGTCACAAAGGCCAAAGGGAGAATCCCAAGGGGCAAGGGGCCATGAGTATGCAGTCTGCAAAATCAAGTAAGATTACAGTGGAGAAGGCCAGGCGCAgcggttcacccctgtaatcccagcactttgggaggtcgaggtgggaggatcacctgagctcaggaatttgagaccagcctggccaacatgttgaaactctgtctctactaaaaacacacacacaaaattagccaggcatggtggcaggtcctagctactcaggaggctgaggcaggagaatcacttgaactcaggaagtggaagttgcagtgagccaagatcacatcactgcacaccagcctgggcaacagagagagactccatctcaaaaaaaaaaagctgggcgaggtggctcatgcctgtaatcccagcactttgggaggccgaggcgggtggatcacgaggtcgagagatcgagaccatcctggtcaatcaCAAGGTCCTTGTGAttgtcctttgggaggctgaggtgggcagatcacctgaggtaaggagtttgagatcagcctgaccaatgtggtgaaaccccatctttaaaaatatatatatattggccgggcgcggtggctcaagcctgtaatcccagcactttgggaggccgaggcaggtggatcacgaggtcgatagatcgagaccatcctggtcaacatggtgaaaccccgtctctactaaaaatacaaaaaattagctgggcatggtggtgcgtgcctgtaatcccagctactcaggaggctgaggcaggagaattgcctgaacccagaaggcagaggttgcggtgagccgagatcgcgccattgcactccagcctgggtaacaagagcgaaactccgtctcgaaaaataaaaaataaaaaaaaataaaaataaaaataaaaataaatatatatatatatttaaaaaaaaaaaaaaaaaaggccgggcacggtggatcacgcctataatcccagcactttgggaggccaaggtaggtggatcacgaggtcaagagatcgagaccatcctggtcaacatggtgaaaccccgtctctactaaaaatacaaaacttagctaggcacagtggcccatgcctttagtcccagctactcgggaggctgagcaggagaattgcttgaaccaaggaggcagaagtttcggtaagccgagatcgcgccattgtactccagcctgggtaacaagagcgaaactccatctaaaaaaaaaaaaaaaaaagatcacagtgGATATAGAGAAGGGAGGGCATTAAAAACTTTGGTAAGAGCCAAGTCAATGGAGTAACAATGGGAAGAAAGCAGTGTAAACTGGGGCGAGAAGGCAGAGAGGAGTGAGGTAGGAGAGAATTAAAAGTTGGCAACTCTCAGAATGCAACtgtgaagaagaagagaaagtggCATCtggagaggtttttgtttttgtgttcttttgagatgaagttttgctctagcccaggctggagtgcagtggtgccatctcagctcactgcaacctccatctcccaggttcaagtgattcttctgcctcagactcccgagtagctgggattacaggcatgcgccaccatgcccagctaattttgtatttttagtagatactgggtttctccacgttgatcagggtggtctcaaacccctgaccttgtgatctgcccactttagcctcccaaagtgctgggattacaggtatgagccactgtgcctggccctggagaggtttttaaaagatgatgGAAGGCTGTGTTTGGAGGAGTCTACCCCCATCTCCCCTGTATAAAAGGAAAGCGGAAGAGAGAACCACAAAGAGGGCTTGGGGGAAAGCTGTGGAGTGAGGTGATAAGGGCTTGTGTCTGAGGAATTCCCGGTCACTGGAAGCCCTATCAGGTCTGCCTTTCTTCCTCACCCCCATCCCCTTCCCTGACACTGGCTTAGTCTTCTGAGGGGCTAGAAGAGAGAAGGACTGAGTCGAGTGACACCCTAGAAGACGCTCTGTGTGCCTTCGGAGGTCTTTCTGCCTGCCTGTAAGCCAGGGttggagctggggcaggagaggggtCTGGGGTGAGGCTAGTAATTTAGGCTCTGCCggcaagaatgggagaggggagtggggaggatggGAGGTGTGGAAGCTGTTTCAGGAAGCAAAGCTGCAGGGGGAAGGGACCTGGGACATGGGGGAATGCTTCCAGGGGCTGGAGGGGTCCACTCAAGGCCCCCTTGCCCACAGGTCCCCATGCCTCTCCTCCTCTTGCTGCTCCTGCTGCCAAGCCCCttacacccccaccccacctgtgAGGTCTCCAAAGTGGCCAGCCACATAGAAGTGAACTGTGACAAGAGGAATCTGAGAGTGCTGCCTCCAGACCTGCCGAGAGACGCAACCATCCTCCACTTGAGTGAGAACCTCCTGTACAGCTTCTCCATGGCATCCCTGGTGCCTTTAACTCACCTCACTCAGCTGTACCTAGATCAGTGTGAGCTGACCAAGCTCCAGGTTGATGGGACGCTGCCACTGCTAGGGACCCTAGATCTATCCCACAATAAATTGCAAAGCCTGCCCTTCCTAGGGCAGGCATTGCCTGCTCTCACTATTCTGGATGTCTCCTTCAACCAGCTGACCTCGCTATCTCCTGGTGCCTTCCGTGGTCTTGGCCACCTCCAAGAGCTCTACCTGAAAGGCAATGAGCTGAAGACTCTGCCCGCAGGGCTCCTGATGCCCACACCCAAGCTGGAGAAACTCAGTCTGGCTAACAACAACTTGACTGAGCTGCCCCCTGGGCTCCTGAATGGGCTGGAGAATCTTGACACACTTCTCCTTCAAGAGAACTTGCTGCGCACAATACCAAAGGGCTTTTTTGGGGACCACCTCCTGCCTTTTGCCTTTCTTCATGGGAACCCCTGGTTATGTAACTGTGAGATCCTCTATTTTCGTCGCTGGCTTCAGGACAATGCCGAAAATGTCTACGTATGGAAGCAAGGTGTGGACGTCAAGGCCATGACCTCCAATGTGACCAGTGTGCAGTGTGACAATTCAGATAAGATTTCCATCTACAAATACCCAGGGAAGGAATGCCCCACCCTTGGTGATGGAGATGACGAAGACCTATATGATGACTACACGGAAGAGGACACTGAGAGTGATAAGGTGCGTGCTACAAGGACTGTGGTCAAGTTCCCCACCAAAGCCCATACAACCCACAGGGGTCTATTCTACTCGTGGTCTACTGCTTCTCTAGACAGCCAGATGACCTCCTTGCATCCAACCCAAGAATCCACTAAGAAGCAGACCACATTCCCACCCAGATGGACCCTAGATTTCACCACATTCTCCAAATCTGTCACATTCTCCAAAACTCCAAAATCCATTACTGAACCCACCACAAGCACGACCACCTCAGAGCTCACCTCAAGCCCGACCACCCCAGAGCCCACCTCAAGCCCGACCACC
This is a stretch of genomic DNA from Saimiri boliviensis isolate mSaiBol1 chromosome 17, mSaiBol1.pri, whole genome shotgun sequence. It encodes these proteins:
- the GP1BA gene encoding platelet glycoprotein Ib alpha chain; protein product: MPLLLLLLLLPSPLHPHPTCEVSKVASHIEVNCDKRNLRVLPPDLPRDATILHLSENLLYSFSMASLVPLTHLTQLYLDQCELTKLQVDGTLPLLGTLDLSHNKLQSLPFLGQALPALTILDVSFNQLTSLSPGAFRGLGHLQELYLKGNELKTLPAGLLMPTPKLEKLSLANNNLTELPPGLLNGLENLDTLLLQENLLRTIPKGFFGDHLLPFAFLHGNPWLCNCEILYFRRWLQDNAENVYVWKQGVDVKAMTSNVTSVQCDNSDKISIYKYPGKECPTLGDGDDEDLYDDYTEEDTESDKVRATRTVVKFPTKAHTTHRGLFYSWSTASLDSQMTSLHPTQESTKKQTTFPPRWTLDFTTFSKSVTFSKTPKSITEPTTSTTTSELTSSPTTPEPTSSPTTPEATTSPTTPEPTTSPTTPEPTTSPTTPEPTTSPTTPEPTTSPTTPEPATSPTTPEPATSLTTPEPATSPTTLEPATILITPEPTSSPTTPKTIIFLTTTKPISFLESTKKTIPEFEKQPKVRGVAQGHFDSSRNEPFLHPNFCCLLPLGFYVLGLLWLFLACVILILLLTWVGHVKPQALDSSEGIALATATQTTHLELQRGRQVTVPRAWLLFLQSTLPTFRSSLFLWVRPNGQMGPLVAGRRPSALSEGRGQDLLGTVSIRYSGHSL